In a single window of the Streptomyces sp. NBC_00353 genome:
- a CDS encoding epoxide hydrolase family protein yields the protein MPETSQWLSRRKLLLASAAATTAATTGAFGLLSERSVDVNGSESIRPFRVDVPERDLADLRRRIISTRWPDRETVRDQSQGVQLATIKELARYWGTTYNWRRIEARLNSLPQFLTKIDGLDIHFIHVRSRHSNALPMILTHGWPGSILEFLKVIDPLTNPTAHGGRADDAFHLVIPSMPGYGFSQRPTTTGWGPDRIARAWAVLMERLGYKHYVSQGGDWGAVISDKMAIQQPAGLLGIHVNFPATVPADIAKKLNCGDPAPAGLSVEEKRAYNKLAAFYKTGSGYSAMMVTRPQTVGYGLSDSPVGLAAWMYDKFAAWTYSNGHPERVLTKDEMLDDITLYWVTNTAVSSSRLYWENNANNFNAVSVSIPAAVTVFPGEIYQAPLSWTKRSYHELIYFNKVHNGGHFAAWEVPDIFTNELRSAFRSLRPDAQRSVGK from the coding sequence ATGCCCGAGACGTCCCAATGGCTCTCGCGACGAAAGTTGCTTCTCGCCTCGGCCGCTGCGACGACCGCGGCAACCACGGGGGCTTTCGGCCTGCTGTCCGAGAGGTCGGTCGACGTGAACGGAAGCGAGAGTATCCGGCCATTCCGCGTCGATGTTCCGGAGCGAGATCTCGCTGATCTTCGTCGGCGGATCATCTCGACGAGGTGGCCCGACCGGGAGACTGTCCGGGATCAGTCGCAGGGCGTCCAGTTGGCGACCATCAAAGAACTCGCACGCTACTGGGGTACGACCTACAACTGGCGGAGGATCGAGGCAAGGCTGAATTCCTTGCCGCAGTTCCTTACCAAGATCGATGGGCTCGACATTCATTTCATTCACGTCCGCTCCCGTCATTCGAACGCTCTGCCGATGATCTTGACTCACGGCTGGCCGGGATCCATTCTCGAATTCCTCAAAGTGATCGACCCGCTCACGAATCCGACCGCCCATGGTGGACGTGCGGACGACGCCTTTCACCTCGTCATACCATCGATGCCGGGTTACGGTTTTTCGCAGAGACCGACGACTACCGGGTGGGGTCCCGACCGCATTGCGCGCGCCTGGGCCGTACTGATGGAGCGTCTGGGATACAAGCACTACGTTTCCCAGGGCGGCGACTGGGGGGCGGTAATCTCGGACAAGATGGCGATACAGCAACCTGCGGGCTTGCTCGGTATCCACGTCAATTTTCCGGCCACTGTGCCTGCGGACATCGCGAAGAAACTCAACTGCGGCGACCCGGCTCCGGCCGGCCTGTCCGTCGAGGAGAAGCGGGCCTACAACAAACTTGCTGCTTTTTACAAGACGGGCTCAGGCTACTCCGCCATGATGGTAACCCGTCCCCAGACCGTGGGATACGGGTTGTCGGACTCGCCCGTTGGGCTGGCCGCCTGGATGTACGACAAGTTCGCCGCATGGACGTACAGCAACGGCCATCCCGAGCGAGTGCTCACCAAAGACGAGATGCTCGACGACATCACGCTCTACTGGGTCACAAATACCGCAGTTTCTTCCTCTCGCCTCTACTGGGAGAACAACGCCAATAATTTCAATGCCGTTTCGGTTTCCATCCCGGCCGCCGTCACGGTATTTCCTGGCGAGATCTACCAGGCGCCGCTGAGTTGGACGAAGCGTAGCTACCACGAGCTCATCTACTTCAACAAGGTCCACAACGGTGGTCACTTCGCCGCGTGGGAAGTGCCGGATATCTTCACCAACGAACTGAGGTCTGCATTCAGGTCACTACGCCCCGATGCACAGAGGTCGGTCGGGAAGTGA
- a CDS encoding alpha/beta fold hydrolase, translating into MSGQDVPLRHHVVHGYRRAYRIAGEGPVILLIHGIGDSSATWADLIPDLARSYTVIAPDLLGHGASDKPRADYSVAAYANGIRDLLGVLDIERATLVGHSLGGGVAMQFAYQFPERTDRLILVSTGGVGREVNPVLRAVSLPGADLMLSALRLPGMRSQVDLFTRLTKLLDTDLGQDAAELLNVVDALPDATSRSAFISTLRSVVDWQGQVVTMLDRCYLAEGMPTLLLWGSRDSVVPVRHAYRAHAAMPGSRLEIFHGAGHFPFHSDPARFRALVEDFVRTTAPADWSQERWRELLRVGRPASAAGELDSAYHRAVERDLREASERSAT; encoded by the coding sequence GTGTCGGGGCAGGACGTACCGCTGCGCCACCACGTGGTGCACGGCTACCGCCGCGCGTACCGGATCGCCGGAGAGGGTCCCGTGATCCTGCTCATCCACGGCATCGGCGACTCCTCCGCGACCTGGGCGGATCTGATCCCCGACCTGGCGCGCAGCTACACCGTCATCGCCCCAGACCTCCTGGGCCACGGGGCCTCCGACAAGCCGCGGGCCGACTACTCGGTGGCGGCATACGCGAACGGCATCCGTGACCTGCTGGGGGTGCTGGACATCGAGCGTGCCACCCTGGTCGGTCACTCGCTTGGCGGTGGCGTGGCCATGCAGTTCGCGTACCAATTCCCCGAGCGGACCGATCGCCTGATCCTGGTGAGCACGGGCGGTGTGGGGCGCGAGGTCAACCCTGTCCTGCGTGCGGTGTCGCTGCCGGGCGCAGACCTCATGCTGTCCGCGCTGAGACTGCCCGGCATGCGCAGCCAGGTCGACCTCTTCACCCGATTGACCAAGCTTCTCGACACCGACCTGGGCCAGGATGCCGCAGAGCTGCTCAACGTGGTGGATGCCCTTCCCGACGCCACGTCGCGCAGCGCGTTCATCAGCACCCTGCGGTCGGTGGTCGACTGGCAGGGCCAGGTGGTGACCATGCTCGACCGCTGCTACCTGGCGGAGGGCATGCCCACGCTGCTGCTGTGGGGATCGCGGGACAGCGTGGTGCCGGTCCGGCACGCGTACCGCGCGCACGCGGCGATGCCCGGCAGCCGCCTGGAGATCTTCCATGGTGCGGGCCACTTCCCCTTCCACAGCGACCCCGCACGCTTCCGCGCCCTGGTCGAGGACTTCGTGCGCACCACGGCCCCGGCCGACTGGAGCCAGGAACGGTGGCGGGAGCTGCTGCGGGTGGGGCGGCCCGCCAGCGCGGCGGGGGAGTTGGACTCCGCGTACCACCGCGCCGTGGAGCGCGATCTGCGCGAGGCGAGTGAGCGCAGCGCCACGTGA
- a CDS encoding ATP-grasp domain-containing protein encodes MASPVRVWLNRTYAENVFFMDQLRENPQRRPVEIHATHGDPDSPVLAAADTAALEPEGLSPAAYLEYALAQCARHAIDVFVPVLHQATVAAHREEFAALGTALLTPPAEAVTTFQDKARAYEKVQEIGVAVPPWWRVRTEEQLLTAVETLEEAGHKACFKPAAGAGGVGFRIITRTPFSLLHLGGFPSPYVPLPLVVDALRRTERRVDWLLMPRLDEPEVSVDCLTGPDGRVRMAVGRTKNGRRRGFTLDPSWTGPARRIAETFGLHHLTNIQFRLYDGEPVLLDVNTRPAGGLHQLSQCGLNAPWAAVRLALGEEPGDLEPRFLGPDYAVVAGPRPLQPTALPQQRTDSPVLQPTAPTMPTPSPATSPTPAPSEAEHADAALPIS; translated from the coding sequence ATGGCTTCTCCCGTACGCGTCTGGCTCAACCGCACGTACGCGGAGAACGTGTTCTTCATGGATCAGCTGCGGGAGAATCCCCAGCGCCGTCCCGTGGAGATCCACGCCACGCACGGCGACCCCGATTCGCCCGTCCTCGCGGCCGCCGACACCGCGGCGCTCGAACCGGAGGGCCTGTCCCCCGCCGCGTACCTCGAATACGCGCTGGCGCAGTGCGCCCGGCATGCCATCGACGTGTTCGTCCCCGTCCTCCACCAGGCGACCGTGGCCGCGCACCGCGAGGAGTTCGCCGCGCTCGGTACCGCCCTGCTCACGCCGCCCGCCGAGGCCGTCACCACGTTCCAGGACAAGGCGCGTGCGTACGAGAAGGTGCAGGAGATCGGTGTGGCGGTGCCGCCGTGGTGGCGGGTGCGCACGGAGGAGCAACTCCTGACCGCTGTCGAGACGTTGGAGGAGGCGGGCCACAAGGCGTGCTTCAAACCGGCGGCGGGGGCGGGCGGTGTCGGCTTCCGCATCATCACGCGGACCCCGTTCTCGCTGCTCCACCTCGGCGGCTTCCCGAGCCCATACGTCCCCCTGCCGCTGGTCGTCGACGCGCTGCGCCGCACCGAACGCCGCGTCGACTGGCTCCTCATGCCGCGCCTGGACGAGCCGGAAGTCTCCGTCGACTGCCTCACCGGCCCCGACGGGCGGGTCAGGATGGCCGTGGGGCGCACGAAGAACGGACGCCGGCGCGGCTTCACGCTCGACCCTTCATGGACCGGACCGGCCCGCCGCATCGCGGAGACCTTCGGACTGCACCACCTGACGAACATTCAATTCCGGCTGTACGACGGTGAACCGGTCCTGCTCGACGTCAACACCCGCCCCGCGGGCGGCCTCCACCAGCTCTCCCAGTGCGGGCTGAACGCCCCCTGGGCCGCCGTGCGGCTCGCACTCGGCGAGGAACCGGGTGACCTCGAGCCGCGGTTCCTCGGTCCTGACTACGCGGTCGTGGCGGGACCGCGCCCGCTCCAGCCGACAGCACTGCCGCAGCAGCGGACCGACTCCCCGGTGCTGCAGCCCACAGCCCCGACCATGCCCACTCCCTCGCCGGCGACCTCGCCCACCCCCGCGCCCTCCGAGGCCGAGCATGCCGACGCGGCGTTGCCGATCAGCTGA
- a CDS encoding PQQ-dependent sugar dehydrogenase produces the protein MASRRTYRRHWAAVAVSAALALGGLAAPSHADEPAAATAALTDPIPQKPVQSRTGLVLQEFAQFPESEPVPAPTDPRLMRHARINTINELPDGSGRMATPDLNGTLYLTDPGTATRTSGGTPHPYLDVKAAFPHFFSGRGLGQGFGYAAFHPEFGSNGRFYTIHTELASQATETPDYRQAGTLTYHGIITEWTADDPSATVFHGTHREVLRIGFTGQVHGIQQIDFNPTAKPHDEDYGLLYLAVGDGGQGVGNSEPQNLTLPHGKLLRIDPAGRDSANGRYGIPASNPFVGEPGALGEIYAIGMRDPHRFSWDAGGSHRMYLGHIGEHAIESVYEVKAGDNFGWSEREGPFVFDKKATDPCARILPLPADDAQYGYTYPVAAYDHDPGPDWNCRSDVGRAIAGGSVYRGKDAPALRGKYIFGDLVDGRILAADTRDMHRGGELAPLEQLMLFDKSTGKTVTMRDLAGDQRVDLRFGSDRSGGLYIVSKANGKVWKVTGTRTFADCEVGNTPTTHTTGPDNWAPVTPAKWAYTTRETIMTEPGVARPGPRRPFEYAVLTAGPRYSSVTVEAEVRIDTPVEITNRDVILIWDYQSDTRFQYAHLSSDNTIYPHNGLFTVNDADRLRIDDQWNGTYGAPPAIKDDGWHKVRLTHCADTGETAVYLDGSRNPLITATDPVFASGRVGFGSFDNAGRVRHLKVTGTRADD, from the coding sequence ATGGCGTCACGACGTACATACCGAAGGCACTGGGCGGCCGTGGCCGTCAGCGCGGCCCTCGCCCTGGGCGGTCTCGCCGCGCCCTCCCATGCCGACGAGCCCGCCGCGGCGACAGCCGCCCTGACCGACCCCATTCCGCAGAAGCCCGTCCAGTCCAGGACGGGTCTCGTCCTGCAGGAGTTCGCACAGTTCCCCGAGTCGGAACCCGTGCCGGCGCCGACGGACCCGCGCCTGATGCGCCACGCCCGGATCAACACCATCAATGAACTCCCCGACGGCTCAGGCCGGATGGCGACCCCCGACCTCAACGGCACCCTGTACCTCACCGACCCCGGAACCGCGACGCGAACCTCCGGGGGCACCCCGCACCCCTACCTGGACGTCAAGGCGGCTTTCCCGCACTTCTTCTCGGGCCGCGGTCTCGGCCAGGGCTTCGGGTACGCCGCGTTCCACCCGGAGTTCGGATCGAACGGGCGCTTCTACACCATCCATACCGAGCTCGCCTCACAGGCCACCGAGACTCCCGATTACCGGCAGGCCGGCACCCTCACCTATCACGGCATCATCACCGAGTGGACCGCCGACGACCCCTCCGCGACCGTCTTCCACGGCACCCATCGCGAGGTGCTGCGCATCGGCTTCACCGGCCAGGTCCACGGCATTCAGCAGATCGACTTCAACCCGACGGCAAAGCCTCACGACGAGGACTACGGGCTCCTCTACCTCGCGGTGGGCGACGGAGGGCAGGGCGTCGGCAACAGCGAGCCGCAGAACCTGACGCTCCCGCACGGCAAACTTCTGCGGATCGACCCCGCGGGCCGTGACAGCGCCAACGGCCGGTACGGCATCCCCGCGTCCAACCCGTTCGTCGGCGAGCCCGGTGCGCTCGGGGAGATCTACGCCATAGGCATGCGGGACCCACACCGCTTCAGCTGGGACGCGGGCGGCAGCCACCGCATGTATCTCGGCCACATCGGCGAGCACGCCATCGAGTCGGTGTACGAGGTCAAGGCCGGTGACAACTTCGGCTGGAGCGAGCGCGAGGGCCCCTTCGTGTTCGACAAGAAGGCCACCGACCCGTGCGCCCGCATCCTTCCCCTCCCAGCCGACGACGCCCAGTACGGCTACACCTATCCGGTCGCCGCCTACGACCACGACCCGGGACCCGACTGGAACTGCCGGTCCGATGTGGGCCGCGCCATCGCCGGAGGCTCCGTCTACCGCGGCAAGGACGCGCCGGCGCTGCGCGGAAAGTACATCTTCGGTGACCTCGTGGACGGCCGGATCCTTGCCGCGGACACCCGCGACATGCACCGCGGAGGTGAACTCGCGCCGCTCGAACAGCTGATGCTCTTCGACAAGTCCACCGGGAAGACGGTCACCATGCGCGACCTCGCCGGTGACCAGCGTGTCGACCTGCGCTTCGGCTCCGACCGCAGCGGCGGCCTGTACATCGTCTCGAAGGCCAACGGCAAGGTCTGGAAGGTGACCGGGACCCGCACCTTCGCCGACTGCGAGGTGGGCAACACCCCCACCACCCACACCACGGGGCCCGACAACTGGGCGCCGGTCACCCCGGCCAAGTGGGCGTACACCACACGGGAGACGATCATGACCGAGCCGGGCGTCGCCCGCCCGGGACCGCGCCGCCCCTTCGAGTACGCCGTCCTGACCGCGGGCCCGCGCTACTCCTCCGTCACCGTCGAGGCGGAGGTGCGGATCGACACCCCCGTCGAGATCACCAACCGTGACGTCATCCTCATCTGGGACTATCAGTCGGACACCCGGTTCCAGTACGCACACCTGTCGAGCGACAACACCATCTACCCGCACAACGGTCTGTTCACCGTCAACGACGCCGACCGGCTGCGCATCGACGACCAGTGGAACGGAACCTACGGCGCACCTCCGGCGATCAAGGACGACGGATGGCACAAGGTGCGGCTCACCCACTGCGCCGACACCGGTGAGACCGCCGTCTACCTGGACGGCAGCCGCAACCCGCTGATCACGGCCACCGATCCGGTCTTCGCCTCGGGCCGGGTGGGCTTCGGATCCTTCGACAACGCGGGCCGCGTCCGTCACCTGAAGGTGACGGGCACCCGGGCCGACGACTGA
- the sph gene encoding sphingomyelin phosphodiesterase — protein sequence MPLTALRRTSGVTLSAALVAVTLAAHAPQASAADTPSLRVLTYNTFLMSKNLYPNWGQDHRATEITRASFFQGNDVVVLQEAFDNSASDALAQNASAQYPYRTPVVGRSKSGWDATGGAYSAATPEDGGVTVLSKWPIVRKEQFIYKDACGSDWWSNKGFVYAELNVNGTTVHVVGTHAQSTDSGCGTGEPAQIRSRQFKQIDAFLDAKNIPASEQVIVAGDMNVDSRSPEYASMLADAGLAGADARTGHAYSFDTQDNSIASYRYPDDPREDLDYVLHRAGHAKPSGWTNEVVKEQSAPWTVSSWGTDYTYTNLSDHYPLIGSVG from the coding sequence GTGCCGCTCACCGCGCTCCGTCGCACCTCCGGCGTGACTCTGTCCGCCGCGCTCGTCGCCGTCACGCTGGCCGCACATGCTCCTCAGGCATCGGCCGCCGACACCCCGTCGCTGAGGGTTCTCACCTACAACACGTTCCTGATGAGCAAGAACCTGTACCCGAACTGGGGTCAGGACCACCGGGCGACGGAGATAACGAGGGCATCGTTCTTCCAGGGCAACGACGTCGTGGTGCTCCAGGAGGCGTTCGACAACTCCGCCTCGGACGCGCTGGCACAGAACGCGTCCGCCCAGTACCCGTACCGGACACCGGTGGTGGGCCGGAGCAAGAGCGGCTGGGACGCCACGGGCGGTGCCTACTCGGCCGCCACTCCGGAGGACGGCGGCGTCACCGTACTGAGCAAGTGGCCGATCGTCCGCAAGGAGCAGTTCATCTACAAGGACGCCTGCGGCAGCGACTGGTGGTCCAACAAGGGCTTCGTCTATGCCGAACTGAACGTCAACGGCACGACGGTGCATGTGGTGGGAACCCACGCGCAGTCGACCGACTCCGGATGCGGGACGGGCGAGCCGGCGCAGATACGCAGCCGGCAGTTCAAGCAGATCGACGCCTTCCTCGACGCCAAGAACATTCCCGCGTCCGAACAGGTCATCGTGGCGGGCGACATGAACGTCGACTCCCGCTCCCCCGAGTACGCATCGATGCTCGCCGATGCCGGACTTGCCGGAGCCGATGCCCGCACCGGGCACGCGTACTCCTTCGACACCCAGGACAACTCGATCGCCTCGTACCGCTACCCCGACGACCCCCGCGAGGATCTCGACTACGTCCTCCACCGGGCCGGGCACGCAAAGCCGTCCGGGTGGACCAACGAGGTGGTCAAGGAGCAGAGCGCGCCCTGGACCGTCTCCAGCTGGGGCACGGACTACACGTACACGAATCTCTCCGACCACTACCCGCTGATCGGCTCCGTCGGCTAG
- a CDS encoding transglycosylase SLT domain-containing protein has translation MPTKFARMTKTKKISLGMVAAGAAVMAGTVVSAPAASAATPAPAPAQSGGNVDTWIKQSLEILHKQGIPATYEGIHKNLMRESSGNPNAINNWDSNAMKGIPSKGLMQVIDPTFNAYHVAGTSTNIYDPVANITASANYAAHRYGSIDNVNSAY, from the coding sequence ATGCCCACGAAGTTCGCCCGCATGACCAAGACCAAGAAGATCTCGCTGGGCATGGTCGCAGCCGGCGCCGCCGTCATGGCCGGCACCGTCGTCAGCGCCCCGGCCGCCTCGGCCGCCACCCCCGCCCCCGCCCCCGCCCAGTCCGGCGGCAACGTCGACACCTGGATCAAGCAGTCGCTGGAGATTCTGCACAAGCAGGGCATCCCGGCCACCTACGAGGGCATCCACAAGAACCTGATGCGCGAGTCCTCCGGCAACCCCAACGCCATCAACAACTGGGACTCCAACGCCATGAAGGGCATCCCGTCCAAGGGCCTGATGCAGGTCATCGACCCCACCTTCAACGCGTACCACGTCGCCGGCACCTCGACGAACATCTACGACCCGGTCGCCAACATCACGGCCTCCGCCAACTACGCCGCGCACCGCTACGGCTCGATCGACAACGTCAACTCGGCCTACTGA
- a CDS encoding histidine phosphatase family protein, with amino-acid sequence MSIEIVYETHATTADNEAGIATGWLPGTLSATGRLQARELGRRRRDDGIVAVFTSDLDRAVETAQIAFADTSLPIHQDPRLRECNYGELNGRPVTLVEAQRARHIDDPFPGGQSYRDVQAATDDFLGDLAADRDGTRVLVIAHSANRWALDCLLTGAHWQALVEAFSPWQPGWEYTLPTPWRVAGPFR; translated from the coding sequence ATGTCCATCGAGATCGTGTACGAGACCCACGCCACCACCGCCGACAACGAGGCGGGGATCGCCACCGGCTGGCTGCCGGGCACACTCTCGGCGACCGGCCGGCTACAGGCCCGCGAACTCGGCCGCCGCCGCCGCGACGACGGCATCGTCGCAGTCTTCACCTCCGATCTGGACCGCGCCGTGGAGACCGCGCAGATCGCCTTCGCCGACACCTCGCTGCCCATCCACCAGGACCCCCGCCTGCGTGAATGCAACTATGGAGAGCTCAACGGCCGGCCGGTGACCCTCGTCGAGGCCCAGCGGGCCCGGCACATCGATGACCCTTTCCCCGGCGGCCAGAGCTATCGCGACGTCCAGGCCGCCACCGATGATTTCCTGGGTGACCTCGCTGCCGACCGGGACGGAACCCGAGTCCTCGTGATCGCGCACTCCGCCAACCGCTGGGCGTTGGACTGTCTGCTCACCGGCGCCCACTGGCAAGCGCTCGTCGAAGCCTTCTCCCCGTGGCAGCCCGGATGGGAATACACACTCCCCACGCCCTGGCGTGTGGCCGGTCCATTCCGTTGA
- a CDS encoding N-formylglutamate amidohydrolase, which translates to MGHALPPFHLLPGAPASPVLLHVPHSARVVPDHVRAGIKLDDEALDLELDHITDSHTAELAAEAAKAAPLTPWRFVNGLSRLVIDPERFPDEREEMLAVGMGAVYTQTTHREPLRSPDVDPQPLIDRYFHPYAAAMTAAVDERLAATGRAVVIDVHSYPSAPLPYELHGTGPRPPICLGTDAFHTPPDLLAQAEEAFVRFGGTGINSPFAGTYVPLKHYGVDPRVSALMIEIRRDVYMPEPGGPAHPTESTALASALAALVGALSGASEQDARV; encoded by the coding sequence ATGGGCCACGCCCTCCCGCCGTTCCACCTCCTGCCCGGTGCACCCGCGTCACCGGTCCTGCTGCACGTACCGCACTCGGCACGTGTCGTCCCCGATCACGTACGCGCCGGGATCAAGCTGGACGACGAGGCTCTGGATCTCGAACTCGACCACATCACGGACTCCCACACGGCCGAGTTGGCCGCCGAGGCGGCTAAGGCAGCGCCTCTCACGCCGTGGCGATTCGTCAACGGTCTGTCGCGACTCGTCATCGATCCCGAACGGTTCCCCGACGAACGCGAGGAGATGCTGGCCGTCGGCATGGGCGCGGTCTACACGCAGACCACGCACCGCGAGCCGCTTCGCTCACCGGACGTTGATCCGCAGCCGTTGATCGACCGCTACTTCCACCCGTACGCGGCAGCAATGACGGCCGCCGTCGACGAACGCCTGGCGGCCACCGGACGCGCGGTCGTCATCGACGTCCACTCCTATCCGTCGGCTCCGCTTCCCTACGAACTCCACGGCACCGGACCACGCCCACCGATCTGCCTCGGCACCGACGCCTTCCACACACCGCCGGACCTGCTGGCCCAGGCCGAGGAGGCGTTCGTCAGGTTCGGGGGCACGGGCATCAACAGTCCCTTCGCCGGTACGTACGTACCGCTGAAGCATTACGGCGTGGACCCGCGTGTCAGCGCGCTGATGATCGAAATCCGCCGGGACGTGTACATGCCCGAGCCGGGAGGCCCCGCCCACCCCACCGAATCGACCGCGCTGGCGTCGGCGCTGGCCGCCCTGGTCGGCGCGCTGTCCGGTGCGAGCGAACAGGATGCACGGGTGTGA
- a CDS encoding DUF899 family protein, whose protein sequence is MRLTNLVGESAEHVSAREELRLAEIELMRHRERVADLRRRLPLGPVVDDYAFEEGPADLHADDVPVQTVRLSELFTQPGRDLVVYHFMYGKQQTQPCPMCTMWIDGFNGIAHHVAQNVDFAIVAAADLPTLRAHARDRHWENLRLLSAGAGTFKYDLGSEDAEGNQDSTVSVFTRDSNGSVHHFYSAHPRMSDAIDQRGIDLLSPVWHILDLTRRGRDNWFAELSY, encoded by the coding sequence ATGCGTCTGACCAATCTCGTCGGGGAGTCGGCCGAACACGTCAGCGCCCGCGAGGAGCTGCGCCTGGCCGAGATCGAGCTGATGCGCCACCGCGAACGCGTCGCTGACCTGCGCCGCCGGCTGCCGCTGGGGCCCGTCGTCGACGACTACGCGTTCGAGGAAGGCCCCGCGGATCTCCACGCGGACGATGTGCCGGTGCAGACCGTACGACTGAGCGAGCTGTTCACCCAGCCCGGGCGCGACCTCGTCGTCTATCACTTCATGTACGGCAAGCAGCAGACCCAGCCTTGTCCCATGTGCACGATGTGGATCGACGGGTTCAACGGAATCGCCCACCACGTCGCGCAGAACGTCGACTTCGCGATTGTGGCCGCAGCCGACCTGCCCACACTCCGCGCGCACGCACGGGACCGGCACTGGGAGAACCTGCGGCTGCTCAGTGCCGGGGCCGGCACCTTCAAATACGACCTCGGCAGCGAGGACGCCGAGGGCAACCAGGACTCGACGGTGTCGGTGTTCACCCGCGACAGCAACGGCTCGGTACACCACTTCTACTCGGCACACCCCCGGATGTCCGACGCCATCGACCAACGCGGCATCGACCTGCTCAGCCCGGTATGGCACATCCTCGACCTCACCCGCCGAGGCCGGGACAACTGGTTCGCAGAACTGAGCTACTAG
- a CDS encoding contact-dependent growth inhibition system immunity protein, producing MSMKPLEHDRRYGELDQVMRAYLGQPADDTPERRSRALDAYLRHTWHTRPSAIAEAERQLREYSRNPPGRIRQELGEFYAIPDNGKPQSEIGGWLMVLADHLKKSIEEGDVPEPSSPQTHWEWHARFPETAQLLGGWFSQDIVDEFPDHDAAVADYAATTDPQLVARLVGELHELLALPLDEGDYALAAAELGMEVGPPEPFSHGAWFQSLATTSSSI from the coding sequence ATGTCCATGAAGCCCCTCGAACACGACCGCCGGTACGGCGAGCTGGACCAGGTGATGCGCGCGTACCTGGGGCAGCCGGCCGACGACACCCCGGAGCGGCGCAGTCGTGCGCTGGACGCGTACCTCCGTCACACCTGGCACACCCGCCCCTCGGCCATCGCGGAGGCGGAGCGCCAGCTGCGTGAGTACAGCCGCAACCCTCCGGGCCGCATCCGGCAGGAGCTGGGCGAGTTCTACGCGATCCCGGACAACGGAAAGCCGCAGTCGGAGATCGGTGGCTGGCTGATGGTGCTGGCAGACCATCTGAAGAAGAGCATCGAGGAGGGCGACGTCCCGGAACCGTCGTCCCCCCAGACGCACTGGGAGTGGCACGCGCGCTTCCCGGAGACCGCGCAGCTGCTCGGCGGCTGGTTCTCGCAGGACATCGTCGACGAATTCCCCGACCACGACGCCGCCGTCGCCGACTACGCCGCCACCACCGACCCCCAACTGGTCGCGCGCCTCGTGGGCGAACTCCACGAGCTGCTCGCCCTCCCCCTGGACGAGGGGGACTACGCCTTGGCGGCCGCCGAACTCGGCATGGAGGTCGGCCCGCCGGAGCCGTTTTCCCACGGCGCCTGGTTCCAGTCTTTGGCGACGACGTCGTCCAGCATCTGA
- a CDS encoding RNase A-like domain-containing protein, with product MLTRSASYPDLETAQWATQQVVTANELAIHRWLAQNTRARLTVEAAWPSREEPVGRVQLEAELLAGRGPVDVRAARVVLRREPSRPHGFVVHTTVPFYL from the coding sequence GTGCTGACCCGTTCCGCTTCCTATCCCGACCTGGAGACCGCCCAGTGGGCCACCCAGCAGGTGGTGACCGCCAACGAGCTGGCCATCCACCGCTGGCTCGCCCAGAACACCCGGGCCCGCCTCACCGTCGAGGCCGCCTGGCCCTCCCGCGAGGAGCCCGTGGGCCGAGTTCAGCTGGAGGCCGAGCTGCTGGCCGGTCGGGGGCCCGTCGACGTCCGCGCGGCGCGCGTGGTGCTGCGCCGCGAGCCGTCGAGACCGCACGGCTTCGTCGTCCACACGACCGTCCCGTTCTATCTGTAG